In Bacteroidales bacterium, the sequence TCAACATGGAGACGATCGATCCGCTTGGTAATCATTGTAAATTTCAAGTCATTACGTTCCCGGATCATCTGCCATGCTTCTTTCCTCCACTGATCTGCATCCTCCACAAAAAAATCGGAAGTAAAACAGGTAAATACCTCTGTCCCTGATGTCAGCTTATAATCTCCGTTTTTCTTTTTCCTGACAGGCAAATCAAAATTCTTGGTCTGGGTAACTATGCGACTATCGATCCCCAGTTTCTGGTCTCCACGATAAACATAGCAATGTTTGCATCCTGCACTCAATTTATGGCAACCGTGCCATGGATTCCAGATAGAGGCCATTTATTACATCCAATTAATTACAAAATGACTTAGACTTTATCTATTTCTTTCCCATATCGAACTCCACCATGATCGGAAGATGATCCGACGGGTGCCAGAAGTTACTGAGTCCTTTTGAGTCACGGACAGGAGTAGTATATTCGTCCAGTAGCACGTTGGCCAGCACTATGCGGTCATAAAGCGGAACAGTGCAATAGACGAAGTCGATACGCGCTTTCCCATGGGTGGTGGTTTTGAACTCGCCTGGATACTTATCTGCAATAATATCCAAATAAGGTGTATTCTGCTTTATATAGTCATGAACCAGCAATCGGGTGTCGTTTTCCGGGTATTTATAGAACCAGTTGTCATGGCGCGAACGGGCATTAAAATCGCCTGCCATGAACCACATCTGATCTGCACTGGCGGAAACTGTCCCAATGGTATGTTTACAGATATATTCCATCTCCATACGACGGTAATGGTCACCTCCATTTCCGGCAATACTTGCATCCTTATCCTCCGCTCCATAAGCAAACCTCTGGGGCCACAAGTGCAGGCTCACCAGGTTGAGCATATGTCCGTTCACCTTGATACGGGCCCATCCTGCGCCGTGGGTGACGACACTGTCCGGTTCGGTACCTACGATGCGTTCGATATTCTCGATGGGATATTTAGACGTGATTACCTGCGGATAACTATCGCGGTGTCCGCCCGTGTAGCAATACTGATGTCCGTAACGTGCCGCCAATTCACCCCAACCATCGACTAGATAACGATCCTTGTTCGGCATCCTGTCGGCTGTTCCGGATAAGAAAATAGACTGGGCCTCGCACCAAATACAGATGTCGGGTTGCTGTTCGCTGACCCATTTCACAAAAGCATCATAGTTATCATCTTGCCCTGACCACATACCATTCTGGATATTCCAGAACACTATACGCAGGCTGTTTGAGGAAGAACTGCCCGAGCATGATGAAAGGTTTACTGTAAGTATAATGACACATATGGCAGACAGGTTCTGCAGACAGATGATGCTTCTTTTCAAAATTGCAGTTTTCATTACAGACTTAAGAAATTTATGCTTTTAACCCTATCAAAGGTATACCATTTTTGTTATCACACAAACAAAAATATCTCTTTGATTTATTGAGATGCTTTGGAATTTTCACTCTCACATTGTTACAGATACAAAAAAATGCCGGATACTGTCCGGCATTTTCATTTCAATTATAATATCATTATTTGTGATGGGTTATTTTTTCCACATCCTTATGTAAAGATCTTAATTTAATGGAGAGATATATCCTGAAGATCCCATAAGAAATAAAGGCTACAGAAACAAAAGCTACAATGAATACGCCGCCAAACATCGGACTGATCAGGAAGAAGAATGAAAAGATAATGCTTAAAATGGCAAAGGCCAACAGCCATCCCCAGCCTTTAACGCCAAAACGCTGCAATTGGACCGAATCACCTATCGCCCATATAGAACGGAACAATATCCAAAAACCTACAAAATAGATCAGGATAGTAGTGATTAATGGTAATGGAAGCGCCAGAAGTAAAATACCGAACAACAGGTCAATAATTCCGCTAGCCAGCGTCCAGCCCCATCCGCTATGAATCTCCCTATTCGATATGGCAAATACAATTTCAAGAATACCACTGATAAAAAAAGCGAATATGAAAACATAAGTCAGGGCTACCAACGTAACATCCGGTGTGGCGATACTCCAGATACCCAATATCAATGCTAAAATACCGACCAGTAAGGA encodes:
- a CDS encoding endonuclease/exonuclease/phosphatase family protein, giving the protein MKTAILKRSIICLQNLSAICVIILTVNLSSCSGSSSSNSLRIVFWNIQNGMWSGQDDNYDAFVKWVSEQQPDICIWCEAQSIFLSGTADRMPNKDRYLVDGWGELAARYGHQYCYTGGHRDSYPQVITSKYPIENIERIVGTEPDSVVTHGAGWARIKVNGHMLNLVSLHLWPQRFAYGAEDKDASIAGNGGDHYRRMEMEYICKHTIGTVSASADQMWFMAGDFNARSRHDNWFYKYPENDTRLLVHDYIKQNTPYLDIIADKYPGEFKTTTHGKARIDFVYCTVPLYDRIVLANVLLDEYTTPVRDSKGLSNFWHPSDHLPIMVEFDMGKK
- a CDS encoding DUF308 domain-containing protein, with protein sequence MENLIHSVKQAVKYWWVSLLVGILALILGIWSIATPDVTLVALTYVFIFAFFISGILEIVFAISNREIHSGWGWTLASGIIDLLFGILLLALPLPLITTILIYFVGFWILFRSIWAIGDSVQLQRFGVKGWGWLLAFAILSIIFSFFFLISPMFGGVFIVAFVSVAFISYGIFRIYLSIKLRSLHKDVEKITHHK